In Ipomoea triloba cultivar NCNSP0323 chromosome 7, ASM357664v1, a single genomic region encodes these proteins:
- the LOC116024703 gene encoding probable ascorbate-specific transmembrane electron transporter 1 codes for MAKQSSSSFKAASALPATLLAHLLFVAIFTMVLVWLLHFREGVALRSPNKPKIFNVHPLLMVIGLILVSGQAIMAYATVPSSTKRQKVVHMILHLIALVFGIVGVYAVFKFHHEAKIPHVYTLHSWIGISTISLFGIQWVLSFLTFMFPKARNSTRAKIAPWHALLGIIIFSMATIAALTGLTEKFIFLRLTNHSQEGLVINFTGLLILLYGISVALTALLPAA; via the exons ATGGCTAAACAAAGCAGCTCCAGCTTCAAAGCCGCGTCGGCGTTGCCTGCAACTCTGCTTGCCCATTTGCTGTTCGTAGCCATATTCACCATGGTCCTCGTATGGCTGCTCCACTTCCGGGAAGGCGTGGCGCTCCGCTCCCCCAACAAACCCAAGATTTTCAAT GTTCATCCTCTGCTTATGGTGATTGGGTTGATCTTGGTGTCTGGGCAAG CTATAATGGCATATGCGACAGTGCCATCATCAACTAAAAGGCAGAAAGTGGTTCACATGATTCTGCACTTGATAGCTCTTGTTTTTGGGATTGTGGGGGTTTATGCAGTCTTCAAGTTTCATCATGAGGCCAAAATTCCACATGTATATACCTTGCATTCATGGATTGGGATTTCCACCATCTCTTTGTTTGGTATCCAG tGGGTTTTGTCCTTCTTGACCTTCATGTTCCCAAAAGCAAGGAACTCAACAAGGGCAAAGATTGCACCATGGCATGCTCTGCTAGGGATCATCATCTTCTCCATGGCAACCATTGCAGCACTCACAGGCTTGACTGAGAAATTCATATTCTTGCGACTCACAAACCACAGCCAAGAAGGACTAGTCATCAACTTCACTGGTTTGCTCATCCTTCTCTATGGCATCTCTGTTGCCCTCACTGCCCTCCTCCCTGCAGCCTGA